In Rutidosis leptorrhynchoides isolate AG116_Rl617_1_P2 chromosome 2, CSIRO_AGI_Rlap_v1, whole genome shotgun sequence, one genomic interval encodes:
- the LOC139891785 gene encoding acyl-coenzyme A oxidase 3, peroxisomal-like isoform X2 codes for MGNKISQTNNEDCEAKSLVVFWVQYGSRYRNREKIYDTNAQEFIISTPCESAQKYWIGGVANHATHIVVFSQLEINGVNRGVHAFIAQIRDENGKICQNVCIADCGHKTGSNGVDNGRIWYETYTFHLIHYVIAKKLRIETCVYHGCFWF; via the exons ATGGGTAACAAAATTTCTCAG ACAAACAATGAAGACTGTGAAGCAAAATCTCTGGTGGTCTTTTGGGTACAATATG GTTCAAGGTATCGAAACCGTGAAAAAATATATGATACTAATGCTCAAGAATTCATCATTAGTACTCCCTGTGAATCTGCTCAGAAGTATTGGATTGGTGGTGTAGCTAAT CATGCAACACATATAGTAGTTTTCTCACAACTTGAAATCAATGGTGTGAATCGAGGAGTTCATGCTTTTATAGCACAGATCAGAGACGAAAATGGAAAAATATGTCAAAATGTTTGTATTGCAGATTGTGGCCATAAAACTGGTTCGAATGGTGTTGACAATGGTCGAATTTGGTACGAAACTTATACTTTTCACTTGATACACTACGTTATTGCGAAAAAGTTAAGAATAGAAACTTGCGTTTATCATGGGTGCTTCTGGTTCTGA
- the LOC139891785 gene encoding acyl-coenzyme A oxidase 3, peroxisomal-like isoform X1 — protein sequence MGNKISQTNNEDCEAKSLVVFWVQYVCCFLSYILGSRYRNREKIYDTNAQEFIISTPCESAQKYWIGGVANHATHIVVFSQLEINGVNRGVHAFIAQIRDENGKICQNVCIADCGHKTGSNGVDNGRIWYETYTFHLIHYVIAKKLRIETCVYHGCFWF from the exons ATGGGTAACAAAATTTCTCAG ACAAACAATGAAGACTGTGAAGCAAAATCTCTGGTGGTCTTTTGGGTACAATATG TATGTTGCTTCTTGAGTTATATTTTAGGTTCAAGGTATCGAAACCGTGAAAAAATATATGATACTAATGCTCAAGAATTCATCATTAGTACTCCCTGTGAATCTGCTCAGAAGTATTGGATTGGTGGTGTAGCTAAT CATGCAACACATATAGTAGTTTTCTCACAACTTGAAATCAATGGTGTGAATCGAGGAGTTCATGCTTTTATAGCACAGATCAGAGACGAAAATGGAAAAATATGTCAAAATGTTTGTATTGCAGATTGTGGCCATAAAACTGGTTCGAATGGTGTTGACAATGGTCGAATTTGGTACGAAACTTATACTTTTCACTTGATACACTACGTTATTGCGAAAAAGTTAAGAATAGAAACTTGCGTTTATCATGGGTGCTTCTGGTTCTGA